A stretch of DNA from Aliarcobacter thereius LMG 24486:
CTTTATTTCCTAAATCTAATGAAAAAGAGTATGTTATTATTAATAAACTTAATAGCCATTTTCTCATATCTTCTCCTATTTAAAATCATTTTTAGATATTTCCAACAGCTCATCTGCTGTTTTTATACCTGCATATTGTTTGATTAATTCACCATCTTTAAAAATCATTATTGTTGGTAATCTTCTTACTTTATATATTCTTGATAACTCTTGTTCATTATCTATATTTACTTTAAAAACTTCTACATCTTCAGGTTTTATTATGTCAAATTCTTCTAAATTTACTGCCAAGATTTTACAAGGGGGACACCAAGGTGCATGAAAATCTATAATAGCATTTTTACCTTTTATTTTTTGGTGAAAGTTATCTTTATTTAGCTCTTCAAATGAGAACAAATAACTTACAAATAATCCTAATAGAACTATTTTTCTCATACCTACTCCTTTATTTCGAATATTAATTGTATATAAGTTTTGTAAATGAAAAGTTTATATTGATAATTAATAATCTCTTATAATTCTTAATATTTCATGCACCAATATTATCTTTTTTTATTTTTCTTTTCTTTGGATTAATCTCATCTATTATTTTTATATTTTTTTCTATATATTCAACAATTTTTAAAGCAACATTTATTCCTGTTGATTTTTCAATTCCTTCTAAGCCAGGACTTGAATTTACCTCCATAACAAGTGGTCCTCTATTTGATATTATCATATCAACTCCACAAACCCCAAGCCCCATTGCCTTTGCAGCAGCTATTGCTGTACTTTTTTCTTTTCTATTTAATTTATATATTGTTGCATTTCCACCTTGATGAAGGTTAGATCTAAAATCACCTTCAGCACCTTGTCTTTTCATAGCAGCAACTACTTCACCATCTACAATTAAAACTCTTATATCACTTCCATTTGCTTCTTCTATATACTCTTGTACAAGCAAATTAACTTCCATCCCATAAAAAGCGTCTAGCACAGACTTTGCAGCTTTTTTACTATCAACGAGAACTACTCCAACTCCTTGAGTTCCTTCTAATATTTTTAAAACTAAAGGTGCTCCACCACTTAAAGCAATAACATCTTTTGCTTTTGATTTATTTGATGCAAAAACAGTTCTTGGTAAATCTACTCCATTTTTTGATAGAACTTGAAGGCTTCTTAATTTATCTCTACTTCTTGTAAGAGCTAAATTTCCAGTCGTTGAAAAAACATCTTGCATTTCAAAGTGCCTTACTATTGAAGCACCAAAAAAAGTCCTACTAGCACCAATTCTAGGAATTATTGCATCAGGGATTTTTAAAACCTCTCCTTCATAATTTACAACTAACTCACTCTTCATAATCTCTATTGTACATTTAAGATAATCAATTACTCTAACTTCCCATCCCTTATTTTGGATCTCTTCAAATAATCTTCTTGTAGAATATAGATTTTCATTTCTTGATAAAATGTAGATTAACATTATTTATCCCTTTTTGTAATATTCTTTTTTGATACATCAACTAAAAATCTATTTTGTAAGAATTTCCTTCCAATTAGCATTGGATATTTCATACTCTGCCTTGAAGTTAAAGAGATTACAGTTTTGTAAACTTTCCCTGCAAAACTCACTCTTACTCTTATAGAAGCCCTAAGTTCAATATCTCCATTTGAGCTTTTTACATTTTTAAATTTATATATTGGTAGTATAATTTTTTTATTGTGATAAGATGGATGAACTTTATCTAATAAGATAAAACTAACAAAACTATCATCTATTATTTTTATTTCATCACAATGTAGAGAGTTTGAGTAGGCTCCTGTATCAATTTTTGCATCAAGATTTCTTAAATCCAAATCCAAAATCGATATAGGTTCTACTCTTCCAATTATTTTTTCTTGCAAGATAAACTCCTCTTAAATTAGAGAAATTATATCACAAATTGGAGTTTATATTTATTTTTTTAAGCTTTTTGCTTTTGCTAAAGCGTCTATTAATTCATCGATATTATCATATGGAATATGAGCTTTCCATTGAACATCTTCACCATTTAATGCAATTCCAATACTTACTACATCTTCTGTATCTTTTCCATAAGGTTCGCTTACATTTGATACAGATATTTTCCCTTTTTTTGTACCTGATAATTCAAACTCTTTTATTTTAGTAATCACAGTCATTTTATCTCCTTATTAGTTTGCTTTATTCTACAAGAAATTTCTTTTATTATTGTTAAATTATGAAAAAGAAGCTGAAGGTTTACCTAAATAGAATCCTTGGAACTCATCAATATCTAAATCTATCAATATCCTATAAATCTCTTCTTTATGAACAAACTCTGCAACTGTTCTAATATTTAAAGTTTTACAAAAAGCAACTATTGATTTTACTATTTCATAAGAGTTTTGATCTGTATCTATATTTTTGATTAAACTACCATCTATTTTTATATATTCAGGTTTTATTCTTATAATTCTTAAAAAGTTTGAATATCCACTACCAAAATCATCAATAGCAATCTTTATTCCCATTTTCTTATATTTTAAAATGAACTCTTCAAGAAACTCATAATCACTTACATTTTCACTTTCTAAAATCTCAAAAACTAATCTTTTTCTATCTTCTTCTGATATATTATTTATAGCTTCTTCTAAATAATCTATAAATTCATAACTCAAAATATCTCTAAAGCTTATATTTATTGTAATTTGTTTATCTGTTTTTAGAAGATTTTTAAGAGTTTTAGAGATAACTGTTTTTGATAATTCTAAATATTGTTTAGTTTTAAATGATATTCCTAAAAACTTATCTGGTGTTACAACAATATTTTGATTATATTGATCTTTATCCTCTATTCTCATAAGAGTTTCATATTTTATTATATTTTTGTTTTTATCTACAATGGCTTGATAATAAGGAACTATTCTATTCTCTTCTAAAGCCTTCTTAATATTTTCTCTCCAATATAAAGATTGAATTATTAGCTCTTTTGAGTCTAGTTCATTGTTATATACAAAATATCCTTGATTAAGAGATTTTGCTCTTTTTAGTGCCATAGCAGCAGTAATAATCGACTCTTCTTGAAAAATAGAAACACCTAAAGTCATAGAGATAGTTAAATCATCTTTTAGCTTTTCTACATATATTTTTCTATTTGTAAAAGTTTTTTCTAGCTTCTCTATTAATATAAAAATCTCTTCTATTGGCATATTATTTATATTTGAAACAGCAAATATATCTCCACTCATTCTAAAAGCTGTACAATCATAACTATTTTCAAAAGTTTTTAATATTTTTCCTATTTCGCTAAGTACAAATTCGGCATTTATAAATCCATAAATCTCATTTAAATCTTCAAATGCATCTACATCAAGTAAAATTACAATCACAGACTCTTCATCTTTTATTTGATCCTCAAGAGCTTTTCTGTTTTTTAGCCCTGTTAGCTCATCTTTATAAAGTCTCTCTTCTACCTCTTTTTTTGCTTTTAATATTACTTCTTTATTGCTTTTTCTTGCTTTTATAATAGTTCTTATATAAAGATAGAAGAAAACTACTGTTAAAGAGAAACTAAATATTAATAGAAATATTATTAATTCAGAATTCAGCAATTCTTTGTCCAAACTTAATATCTTTATTTAAAAGCTCTTCAAGTTTTACAAAATCTTTCTCCCACAACATAACAACAGTTGAACCCATTTTAAAGTATCCCAAACAATCAGCTTTTGAAATTTCAATATTGTCATAATTATATACTTTTATCTCACTTGTATCTTTATTTGTTTCAACACTTTTCTCAAATTCAAATACCATTTGTCCAACATTCAGAGCTCCTACAAAAACCATATAAAATAGTTTTCCATCTGATTCACACTCTAAAATCACTCTTTCATTTTGAACAAAAAGTTCAAACTCTTTATTTAAATATTTCAAATTTACAGGGTATAGTTTTCCAGGTACATGAATTAGTTTTTTTAGTTTAAAATCTATTGGTGCATGATATCTATGATAATCTTTTGGCGATAAATAAAAATTCATAAAATTTCCATCTTTTAGTCTTTCAAAATTTGAAGTACAATAATAAGTTAAAAGTTCTTCAACACTATATTGCATCCCTTTAATTTGTAAAGCAATATCTTTTTCTAATTTCCCACACTCTGTAATTAAACTATCAGTTGGAGAGATAAATATATTTTCACTATTATCTATCTCTCTTTTTATTATTAATTCTCTTGTAAATAGTTCATTTAAACTTTTATAATGTTTTGCACTTTTAAATTCTCTTAAATCCAATTTCATAATTTTTGCATATGAGTTGTTTATAAGTTTTTGAATAGGATTTGGAAACTCTTTTTTTGCGAATTTACCAAAGTATTGTGATAAAAGATTTGTTATATGCATGTTTTTCCCCAAATTTAATATGGCTAATATTTTACTCTTTTTTTGCTAGAATTATGCTTTTATTAATATATTTTAGGATTTTTTATGTATAAACTAGTGATTCAAGATAAATGCAGTTGTTTTTATAAATATAAATTAGACGGAACTTTTGAGTTTTACTCAAAAGATGATGCTCTTCAAAAAGCTATTGATTTAAGAAATTATATGAATAATACTTTTTGTAAAAAGCACTCTTTTGAAGTTCAAGAGATGTTTAATAATTTTATTATTAAATTTTATAAAGATGAACCTATTAACTCTTGTTGTGGAAATGGTTGTTGTATGTAATAATTATAAAATAATTTAGAGTAAGCTTAAACTAAGATTTACTTCTGTACTATGTATCGATCTTCATTGTGTTTTTTATTTAGAAGAACTATAAAGAAGGTAAGTTTACTATATTTTGTAAACAAAAATATTACACGGAGTATAAAATGAAAACTACAAAAGCAGTTAAAGAACTTGTAAAACTTACAAAAAAAGATGAGTTAAGCAAATCACAAAAAAAAGAGTCTAAGAAACTTGTTGGTGAATTAAAGTCAAAAAGATCAAAAATCAAATCTGAACTTAAAAAAACATCAAAAAATGATAAGAAAAAACTTAAAAAACTTAAAAATAAACAAAGTTTAATTAAAAAAGCTATCAAAAAAAGTAGCAAATAATTTAGCTTAGTGTAGATTTTTCTACACTAACTATTTTTTTGGTTCCAATACAATTATTTCGCCATATTCTTTCATTTTATGTGAATTTAATTTGGCTTCTTCTCCAAAACCCCAATAAAAATCAGCTCTTATTTCACCTTTTATTGCACCACCAACATCAGCAGCTACAACAAGTTTATTTATAGGTTCTTTTGTTATTGGATTTGTAGTCTTTATAAAAACAGGAGTTCCAAGCTCAATATATCTTCTATCAACAGCAATATTTCTCTTTGGAGTCAATACTGTATTTAAAGCACCTGTTGCGATATTTGGAGATATTTTGAAAAATATATAACTCTCATTTGTATTTAAAATTTCATCAACTTTTTCTTGGTTTTCATTTAGATACTCTTTTATCTTTATTCCATCAATCTCTTCAAGAGTAAAAATATTGTTCTCTACTAAGTATTTACCAATAGATCTATAAGCTCTTCCATTTTGCCCTGCCCAAGCAAGATTTATAAGAGTTTTATCTTCAAGTTCAACTCTTCCACTTCCTTGAATCTGGAGAAAAAATAGATCTATCTTATTATCTACATAAAGTATTGCTTTTAAACTTTTACTTATTTGTGCATCTATCTCTTCTCTTTTATAGTATGGAGTTAATCTATTGTTTTCTACTCTACCTATATTTCTATAATCTTTTAATTTACTATCATCAGAAATCACTAAATCTTCTGGCAGAGCATAAACTGG
This window harbors:
- a CDS encoding thioredoxin family protein, translated to MRKIVLLGLFVSYLFSFEELNKDNFHQKIKGKNAIIDFHAPWCPPCKILAVNLEEFDIIKPEDVEVFKVNIDNEQELSRIYKVRRLPTIMIFKDGELIKQYAGIKTADELLEISKNDFK
- a CDS encoding phosphatidylserine decarboxylase; protein product: MHITNLLSQYFGKFAKKEFPNPIQKLINNSYAKIMKLDLREFKSAKHYKSLNELFTRELIIKREIDNSENIFISPTDSLITECGKLEKDIALQIKGMQYSVEELLTYYCTSNFERLKDGNFMNFYLSPKDYHRYHAPIDFKLKKLIHVPGKLYPVNLKYLNKEFELFVQNERVILECESDGKLFYMVFVGALNVGQMVFEFEKSVETNKDTSEIKVYNYDNIEISKADCLGYFKMGSTVVMLWEKDFVKLEELLNKDIKFGQRIAEF
- the rimK gene encoding 30S ribosomal protein S6--L-glutamate ligase, whose protein sequence is MLIYILSRNENLYSTRRLFEEIQNKGWEVRVIDYLKCTIEIMKSELVVNYEGEVLKIPDAIIPRIGASRTFFGASIVRHFEMQDVFSTTGNLALTRSRDKLRSLQVLSKNGVDLPRTVFASNKSKAKDVIALSGGAPLVLKILEGTQGVGVVLVDSKKAAKSVLDAFYGMEVNLLVQEYIEEANGSDIRVLIVDGEVVAAMKRQGAEGDFRSNLHQGGNATIYKLNRKEKSTAIAAAKAMGLGVCGVDMIISNRGPLVMEVNSSPGLEGIEKSTGINVALKIVEYIEKNIKIIDEINPKKRKIKKDNIGA
- a CDS encoding EAL domain-containing protein, with amino-acid sequence MLNSELIIFLLIFSFSLTVVFFYLYIRTIIKARKSNKEVILKAKKEVEERLYKDELTGLKNRKALEDQIKDEESVIVILLDVDAFEDLNEIYGFINAEFVLSEIGKILKTFENSYDCTAFRMSGDIFAVSNINNMPIEEIFILIEKLEKTFTNRKIYVEKLKDDLTISMTLGVSIFQEESIITAAMALKRAKSLNQGYFVYNNELDSKELIIQSLYWRENIKKALEENRIVPYYQAIVDKNKNIIKYETLMRIEDKDQYNQNIVVTPDKFLGISFKTKQYLELSKTVISKTLKNLLKTDKQITINISFRDILSYEFIDYLEEAINNISEEDRKRLVFEILESENVSDYEFLEEFILKYKKMGIKIAIDDFGSGYSNFLRIIRIKPEYIKIDGSLIKNIDTDQNSYEIVKSIVAFCKTLNIRTVAEFVHKEEIYRILIDLDIDEFQGFYLGKPSASFS
- the mltA gene encoding murein transglycosylase A, whose protein sequence is MQHIKYLLIILISFFFISCSQKDISFEKTSFSKIDGFFDDDLNLAFEVFKKDCEKSQINPKFTNVCKLSETYDDAKKFFTENFEAFTIVDRNKSKQGLITGYYEPLLKGSFEKTLKYKYPVYALPEDLVISDDSKLKDYRNIGRVENNRLTPYYKREEIDAQISKSLKAILYVDNKIDLFFLQIQGSGRVELEDKTLINLAWAGQNGRAYRSIGKYLVENNIFTLEEIDGIKIKEYLNENQEKVDEILNTNESYIFFKISPNIATGALNTVLTPKRNIAVDRRYIELGTPVFIKTTNPITKEPINKLVVAADVGGAIKGEIRADFYWGFGEEAKLNSHKMKEYGEIIVLEPKK
- a CDS encoding ATP-dependent zinc protease family protein yields the protein MQEKIIGRVEPISILDLDLRNLDAKIDTGAYSNSLHCDEIKIIDDSFVSFILLDKVHPSYHNKKIILPIYKFKNVKSSNGDIELRASIRVRVSFAGKVYKTVISLTSRQSMKYPMLIGRKFLQNRFLVDVSKKNITKRDK